GAGACTCAGATTGAAGCTCAAAGATATTATGAACTTCATGAACAAGACACTCTTAAGTTTGGTAATAGCAGGTATGAAATGAAATTCATTAAGCATTATGCAAGAATGTTTTGGTTTTAACACTTCATTCTATCTTCTGTTTTGTGTTTAATCTTTACGGTTTATTGGTTTTGTGCAGCCGAGAATATGTGCTACTGCACGAGAATTCTTCCAATTGAGGTCTGATTGCAAGCAAAGTGATGTTCTATTTTAAGGCGctagaaaatatatatgatacCGAGTAACAAAACAGGAGTGATGTTTTGCATGCATGTAGGAACACCACCTCGAGGGGCCTTGTTGTTGTTCATCTTCTTTGAAGGGTATTCCATATTATTACATTTTGGGGTTTTATAGCTTATTGTTATCGCATTAACCATTATGTTGTTGgatttcaatttctttttgatgTTACTTACTACTACTACTTTGGCAAATGTTATGTACATTTTCTTAATAGATTATCAGTGGGTGTTTGAGTTTGAGTTGGATTTTACTCTAATAATATTTGCTTCTTAGACTTTTATCAAGTAAATATGAgtttatttccttattttaaatgtatattagttgtatatatatattttaatttaaaatataaaattaattattaaaatgcattaattataatatttggaaACACCcagagttttataaaaaaatttagatatatattttttaaatattgttttaaattaatttatattttaattatatatatatattaataatatttagtgTCATGGTTTTCAAACATATCCTTATTTTAACTTTGTTGGgcaaaatttatttaagtttaactTTGATTCATTCTAATTGGAGAAGTAGATgaatttttcaacttttttgaattcaatatatttttttaaaatatttaaaaatttaattttaattcaagttTTTCGAATTGCTCTTTTGGGTAAATAATTGAGGTCAAGctcaaaatttataaactcgagCTCGACTACTTGACTCGTTTGTCGCCTTGCAAGCTCGACTACTTGACTCGTTTGTCGTCTTGCAAGCTCGACTACTTGACTCGTTTGTCGCCTTGCAAatcaaatataacttaaatcctaatatatgtattttgttgttaagaattataattgtatattgaaaaatgaaaacaatcaaatataaaaatttaagataaaaaaaatacaatttttcttaataaatagtTTATGAGTGTGAGTTAAGACTTTGGGCAGAAGAACAAGAAAGGGGAAAGGAGAGATGAAGTTTACAGATTCACCAGTGATCGATCTTCCAATCCGCGATTCCATCCTATCATTCCAACAAGATAACGCTACCATTCACGTCGGTACATCAGTCTGGCCATGTTCACTCGTCCTAGTCAAGTTCGTCGAACGATGGCACCCATCTTCCTGCACCGCCGACACCAATCCCTACGCTTCTCTCCTTGATTTCAACCATAAACGTGCTATCGAACTCGGAACTGGCTGCGGCGTCGCCGGCATGGGTCTTTTCCTCCTCGGTCTCCACGATATCCTACTCACTGACATCGCTGCTGTTATGCCAGCCTTAAAACACAATCTCAAGCGTAACAAATCTGTTTTAGGTAAAACCCTAAAATCAACTCAGCTACATTGGAATAAACCGGATCAGATTAAGTCTATGGGATCTCCGTTTCATCTTGTTATTGCTACTGACGTTGTTTACATTGAGGAAACTGTTGGTCCTTTGATATCGTCTATGGAGACGCTGGTGGCGGATGGAGGTGCGGTACTTTTAGGTTATCAATTGAGGTCTCCGGAAGCTCATGTTCTTTTCTGGGAGATTTGTGAACGGGTTTTTGATATTGAGAAGGTTCCTCATGAACATTTGCATCCTGAATATGCTTATGAGGAAGCGGATGTTTATATATTACGGAAAAAAGTTTAGATTATCTGCTGAAATCGTCCTGGTTAAGGTAAAGTTTTGTTTTTCAACTTTAGAAAACGATGAATGTGCTGCTGTTGCTGCTGTTTATATCTTGTGTTTGTAGAATATGGGTATTCATAGTTTGTGCATGATTATAAACTGCTGCAACTGGTATTTATTTCTCTTGGGCAATGCATTACATCATTAGGGTTCAATCTAGAATGTCTTGTGTAGGAGAACAGAATGATGATATACCCTAAGAAACAACAAATCAAACTCAATCATGTTCTAATTTTGCATTTGATGTCACACCCTAatgtatttttttgaattttaggaATGATCCCACTTCAATTTAGAGTGTGATAATCGAATCCGAGACCTTTGGTTATATAGACACAACTCCTTGCACTTGAACTATTCTAATGGGTTACTAGCATAGTATATTAAACAATTGATAGATAGATAACAATGAAAGGAGGAGCTGATTAGGGATATATGTTTTCATTAGGGAAAACCATTTTGTTGAGATCTTTGAATAACTGCACAATTTTGTGCTAGAAGCTGGGTAAATGTTATGGAATCCACCCCCACTATGATCAAAGGTGAACCCTTATTTAATCGGGGTCATGCTAGCCATCCCATGAACAAACATGGGTAAAACAAAAATGTTATGGTTTTGCAGATATGACATATTCTAAGTGGGGTTTAGTGAAAATTTTGAGTCTGAATCATATTTTGACAAAGCAAATGGAAAATGTGGGGTGTAGGACAACTTAGACTCagttttgttttcaaatgtgATCTCGGGATGAATTTGTTCTATGTTGTTCAAAATCAAGATCTGTAATAATAAGAgactgtttgtttgtttgtttgcaGATTTTGCTGTTTTTCAATCTAGTCTATGGGATCAAATCAAGAGCAGCTGATATTCTAGCATCTGAGGATTGGTTGTTACTATGAAGTATGAAGTTACTTGGCACATTGGGATATATATTATGTGGGAAAATTTTACATTATCGATGGATTATTATGCATTGAGCAAGTAACAACTGTGAAAACagacatgtttttatattttatgcatTGAGTTagtctttatatatttaattaaaatgtcaaaataaaaaaaatgaaagttttttatttgaattttgtcatttcaaatttcagGTATAATTGATGCCAAAATAAATTGTACTACCATTGTTAGTTTTGAAGACCATCAatatttaacactttttttttagatttaaaattttgtgatgGATTATAAGTTTCAGATTCAATCCTACAAAATGGgattataaaatatacatataaaaatgtaTAGTTAACAATTGCTTTTGTCAATTCAATTTTCAAggttgaaatattttaaatactatattttttcttttaaacttttttgtttttgttgatatAAATTTCAATCACAATTTGTTAAATCTTTAGTTGATTATTTATTGTTCATGTGAAGACAATTCAGATTAATAATGCTGaagatataatttataaattacttaatgGATCTGATGATGTACATAATGCCTTGACTATAAGATTTGAAGTAGATAATgtataatacattattattcttattggtttttaaaattatcttattttgtTAGCTCAAGAAATATTACAGTTCTGGGTAAAGTACAACTAGGGATAAACTCAATacttttgtaaattaattacaattatatGAATATTGTATGCATTGATCCACTATCAAAGtgttatttcaaattttattattacattaAGTTGTcgtatcatttaaatattatactaCCCATAATTAAAAGGGTAAGTGATTCGATTTGGTCGGTTTATTTACCGAAATGCACATTCAAATCGTTGATGTCGATTgacaaatttgttaaaatagattaaatatatattaaaaaccgttgattcatattttcatgtatatgaacaaatataataatagaaataagaTCTGGTAACATAATTTATGAATAACTAggataattttcaaaaacacaaaTTCATTATGTTTTGTAATTTATGTTTTAGAGATCTTCTTAGTTTTAGAGTTAAAAACATGATAATTATAAGGTCAAACATGATGAGTGGTAATTACTAATTTTACAATTAAGtttcatcaaaataataatggttACAAGGGTTGAACAATTAAAGCCATATGAAAAACTTAAAAACTTGTTTTTAAAACAGAACAaagatcattttaaaaataaatatatataaatttcatatgCTGTTATACTCTATCAAGACAATAGATATTGAATTcgtttaaatatttaactttataaattcaataatatttaaatttcatattaaaaagacaaatataaaaatacatactCTAAAAGTCGTTTGATAATCAATCTAATTACTAGTAGATCATACAATAGTTCTTAGCTATTATATgttgaagaataaaaataaatacatttcaTTCTATTTATCAAGATTTATGATTGGTGTGGTGATTTTTTTACTAAGGAATAGGAAATGGAATGATTTTAAATGTTTTGGTTAATGAGTTTGAATTCTGGAAAATCGGTaatcatttatttctctctaaATTTGAAGGAATGAATCTCATTTCTAAATTATACATCTTCTCTTCCATTATTCTCATTCTCctatttttctctctcacaattataattataatatatatatatttttttataaagttttttattattaacataataataatttttttattaatttcaattatttaaataatattaagaaattatttaaaatataattaataaataaaattttaataataattataataactaatataattatgtttatataattaattttaaataatctacattaataataaaattataataaattaattaaatataaaatataaaaactagaaataaaataacaattttatataaaaaatattatttaaaaaatattagaaaagttaaatatgaattattttaataaaaattgttattaaaaaaattataccatgttataatatattattaaattaaacgtTATATTTAAACTAGATGTATTTATccactattaatatataatatttaaatattatattatttatgtttaatattaattttttatttataattagtaaaaagtttgaatatttaattttttttataagtatttttgttttgaaaaaatataattaataaaataaaatattagatgtttatattttattaaattatgacatatttaaatattttatatattttaaacaattatgatataaaaaataatattttatatttttaattaaataaaatataataaaaaaattgaaatattaatactagttttaataacaaaattatatttattatttttctatgataattcaaacattattaataggAATGAGGATGATAAATATTCTTAACTAAATACTACACTTCTATAATATATCCATTTTTATTTCGAATTCCCTCATTTGAAGAAAGCACATTTTTATGATACAAACTCATGAGTTAATTCTTATTTGCTGATTGATCAAAAACCTAAGTTTGAGGTCATTTATATATGGATATGTAATGTGATTTACCTTCAACACCTAATCCTATAACATCAAATATCTATAAGCAACCATTAATCCTTTAAATTCCATTCTATACAAAGCcaacaaatacaaatattggaatgtcaaaactattttttttataatcatattGAGAAAATGATAGAGAATTTGtgggaaaaaaaataagaaagaataagATGATAATTGGCtgaaaatactaaataatttctctttatttattttttttttcttcttacttttatattatattgtcaaACTAAGTGATGTCAGTTTCctccctattttttttttcaaattttctacTTTATCATCTCTCTAATATATCTTAAGCAATTTTTAATGACATTTgctaacaatattttataatagtttttttattatatatatatatatatatatatttatataacattaatttcaaTAAACTTTATATCCATCAAAGAATATATGAACTATATATTAGGTTAATCATATACTGTGTAACATTATAATGCTAAGATCAACATTTAGTATTTTAGTAAATagtaaatacatttatttatttttcacttaGACTAGTCATATCTTAGATTTGAATCAATTCTTAAAATTATATGGTCCCTTCAacttttcaaactaatttagtTTAGtgtataaatttctttttattaaatttatttatttattatatttaaactcattattatatatatttttaaattattattttttataaatttgatatatttaaattattatttgtataaattaaattatttatgttttgatatatatatttaaattattatttttataaatttaattatttatattttaatacatatatatatatttataattcaattattaatttatataaatttttaataaaaaattaataagtttactGAACAATTCTAACGatttttagatatattttattgtcataacaatatatttaaattattatttttcataaatatttatttaataattttttttttattgaatactCTAATCAAACCTTCTCTTTTATGGTTTAttcttatcaaatttattatgaaaattctagttaatttttaattttattatttcttcccaataaatttttattagtatctagtctaacttttttttattaagttatattttcaCAACAAAAATCTTTTAAGAAAGTTAAACTATATagttcttaatttattataaatagtccaatataattttttcattgtgttatattttttaaataattttttttatgaataatttagtTCTAACTTTTTGATTGGGATATCTTTTAgcaaaatttttttatcaactttgtcatgtgttttattttattatgagtagttttgtcaattttttattatgatatatttttataaattctttttaTCAACTTTTAATGTGTTGTCTTGAGTAGTTTTGTCAACTtttcattttgatattttttcatattagtttttttatcaactttatTATGAGTTGTCTTTTATTATAACTAGTTTTGTAACTTTTTCACTGTGTATCTTTTCACAAAttttttatcaacttttaatgtaatgtattttattatgaataattttgtCATCTTTTTTACTGTGTAtcttttcacaatttttttttatcaatttttaatgtGTTATCTTTTATTATGAGTAATTTTGTCAACTTTTTCGTTGTGATATCTTTTTAGAACAaatttttatcaactttttcACTGTAATATATTTTCACAATAAATTTTTGTGATTTGTCACgtgttttattattatgagcaattttgtcaaattttcattatgataaatttttacaacaattttttattaactttgtcgtgtgttgttttttattaaaactagttttgtcaaattttttttattgttttttatcaaCTTTGACATGTATTGTCTTTTATTatgactaatttatttttttccaacttttacatttgaatatttttttcattgttttatCCAGATGAGTTTATCATATCAGACTATATACATATTCCGAGTGCTAATTTTACAATTAAGTTTCACTTTCAAAGCCAATGAaaacttgttttaaaaaaaatcatcttatATATACCAACACAGAGAAATTTCATAGTTACTTTGATATTTGTTTGAATATTGActttataaattcaataaaatctAGAATTCATGtttaaacaaaaaccaaatataaaatactaacttaataacactttcaaataaattataggTCAAGATAATATATTGAAGTAAtaatatttgatcaaatcattgaagatattaaatattcatatcatTTTGTCATTTCCTTATTATCAtatctattttcattttattttttactagcatttttaatatcttctttcttttaagaatattatttatttttaataaaaaaaataacaaagatATAAAAGTCAAATTCATATATctattaaatttcttatattttataacattaattttagtGTACTTTATATctaaacccaaacccaaaatgaTTTTACAagaatatatatcatataactttatttcatattaaaattttgtaatattattataaggCTAAGATTAACATCTAAATCAAAGAGTTCTTCATGAGATTGAAcctttaacttttttatattttagttaataaaaaacCTGTAAATTtgtctgaaaaaataaaaataaataaatttatttatttattgcttAGACCGGCTCAGATCTGAGATTCAATCGGACAGTTTTCACTGAAAAAATAACCGCCCGGCACGGCTCCGGTAAACCGGAGAACCaagaaaaagagaaacaaaCTTAGATCTGAGATTCAATCGCCGGCGGCACCGGCACCGGCACCGGCACCGGCACCGGAGAAACAAACCAGGCTAGTAGATCTATATAGTAACAACCAATTTGATTCGTTTGACTTTAGAAGACAAAAAAACAGATCTAGAGAAGGAGAGATTTGAGGCTCAGATCTGTAAAAAGAACGGACGAGAGACGGTGTTTTTTCCCAACAATGGCTGCAACAATTTGAGTTACCTCGCCACGGCACGGGTCACCGATCTCCGCCGTCCTGCCCCTTAGAACTCTGATAGAAGTATCGATCATCACAGCCTCAATTTTGtacaataaataaatcaaactatCAATAGTTATTGATGATGCAGTTCTTCATCCATGTCTGGTGCTGATTGTGATGTGGTAAGTTCCGGCGACAGATTGTAGCCACCTTGGATCttcaacacaaacacaaacatataatatttattttattatatttatcttcCAATTTCAGAGAAATTAGAAAGAAACGCACACACTCAAAGAGAGTTGTTGAGATTGAGATGAAATCATCGGCTCCGATGACCGGATTTTATGTTTTCCGGCGACAAAGAGGGGCAACCGCTCTCAGAAACACCCTCTTTGTGAGCCTATTCTATCGAGTTCATGGGGCTGGTTTAAATGAAACTTGACATGTTAATTTATACTCTCTTTCTCATCTAGGGTTTGCAAGCAAATTCGAAAAcccattaaaaattaattagaattgaTTTTGGCccaaagttattttaaaaattatttatcacaatttaatatatatatatatttaaaaagatatattttaaactattatttaactaaaattaatattagaataaaatattaaaaaaaaaaagctaaaaaACACTAAAAGTGTCCAATCTTTTAATCGTTGCTACACGAGACCCTTATTGTTcttttttcaaacaattaaatttagTACTATATTAATAGTATATTGATCATCTTTTAACTTTTGAATTTGGTTACCAATCCAACAACATTGTACTTCACTCATGGAgcaactaattttttttcttctttttgttgTCGCAATATATCATGACTTCAATTCTTGACCTCGGTCATCGTCGTTCGATCATTTTGGTCCAACAATCTCGACTATGAATTCCATCTCATCCGATCTTTAATCGTCAAATATCCTTACATTTCAATGGGCACTGAATTCTCTAGCGTagtcttcttctttttatagtCAGAGATCATGACTACAATTCTTGATAAGTATGTGATGTCAATCGTCAAACAACTTAAATTAAGAAgttttatttttgatgtttaatatttttagaataatattaatGGTTTAGAGGTGAGTGAGATAATCAAGAGATAAGGGGAGACTTATTTCATAggcatcattatttattttgacattTGAAGAGACAAAATATTTTACGACATATAACAATTCATTTGATATGAATAAACAAAAGATAAAgagattaaaagaaaacaaaatactgccatcttatatattttttttcttcttgttaCCAACAAATTAGTGCATAACTAGTGCGTGTAAGGTGAGCGTGAGAGAACTTGTTAGCCTCAAGAAAGAACGTCGCAGTGTGCGCCGAtcgagagagaaagagaagcaACCAAGAGCTTTGTGAGGTGTGTGAGTTGAGTGTAAACACTCGAGAGAAATGAAAGATCTAACCAATGACATCCCGCTATCTAAGTTGATAAAATGAACCAACTATGACAATTAAAAGGTGCAGATGAAGGCCATTTTCGGCTCCCAAGATAACTAGATGTGGTCGAGACTAGGTATGAGGACAGCCGAACATAGATGGGTATTCAAATGCCCAGTTGAACGCGTTGAAGACTAGTTCGAGCTAAATATAAGGCGACTATGTATCTACAATACCGAACCATCGACGAATCTGACTTCGAGAAGATAGCCGACTCAAAATCTTCCAAAGTAGCATGGGATACACTCGAAATAGTAAACAAAGGAGAGGAACGGGTGAAGCAAGTCCAACTTCAAACCCTTAGGGGCGACCTAGAAAACATGAGGATGAAAGAGTCTGAAAACGTATCCGAGTTCATTCTTCGGGTGGAGACCGTGATGAACAATCTAAATCGGAATGATGAGAGTTTTTCATCAAACTGAGTTGTTGGAAAGATTATGAGGTCATTGACAAATTAGTTCGAAAATATTATGTGTGCAATAGAGGAATCCAATGACCTATCAATGCTTACCCTTGAAGAGATTGTTAGGTCCCTGGAAGCACATCGACAAAGAAGGAAAAATAAGAAGGGAGAGTTCCTTGAACAGACTCTCCAGGAGAATGCGACAATAAAAGAGAAGAATGTGCTCTTTACTCGGAGTatcaaagacaaaaaagagGTAGAGACCTAGGTGATAGAGGAAGAGAAGGACAAAGAAATGAGCAAGTCGGCCAATAGAACTGACATGACCGAGATCAAGCTCGGGGTGGCCGGACAAACACAAACAACAATATTGaatgttataactgtggaaaGTATGAGTATGTTGCAAGGATTGTTATTTGATCAAATGCTACAACTGTAGAAAGCTAAGTCATATTTTCAAAGATTGTAGATCCGAGAAGAAAAAACATGAACCAACAAACTTCCTTGCcgagaaagaagatgaatgaTTGTTTTTAGTGAAAAAGATATCAGAAACCGATATCAAATTGAGTTGGTTTGATAACTTATTTTGGTACTTGGATACGGGCGCAAATACTTACATGTGTGGTGACGAGAGGATATTCAAAATACTCTCAAAGGTGGAGTATGGATCCATTTCTTTTGGCGATGCTTCAAAAGTAGTCGTCAAAGGTTGATGAACGATCTGATATCAACAGAGAAATGGGGAATTAGAGAGATCAAAGATGTTTACCATGTAGTTGATCTTAAAAGTAACATACTAAGCATGAGACAATTGATGGAgattgttgtttttggcacaattagaatcccacatcggaagataatgagagtgaaagaagtttcttagtatataaaagaaactatattcacaattagcataaatcccatatcggaagatgatgggagttgggaagtttcttagtgtataaaagaaactctccccttttttatttattgcacccaaatttgtatctcttcttccttattaattgatagccttagtgctcggagacgtaggcaatattttggccgaactccgttatcaaattatgttagtgttctttcgtttggttttttcttcttttgtggttctgttagggttttttcccaacaagtggtatcagagccgaaggttcgtccttggcatggtggagtcttcaaaaggggcgtcaactctTTCGTCATtctggacgaggacaccgatgtcgaatttgaagtttgcggtggagatctttgatggaactgggcatttcggcatgtggcaaggtgaggttctagattgtctttttcagcagggtctagatgttgctattgaggtcggaaagccagatggtatagaagaaaaagagtggagtatcatgaatcggttggcgtgcggaacaattcggtcgtgcctgtccagagagcaaaagtatgctgtgaagaatgaaacttctgcacagaaactgtggcaagcattggaggacaagtttctgaagaagagtggtcagaataagctccttatgaagaaacgactgttccggtttgaataccaatcaagtactacgatgaatgagcatataactaagtttaatcagttagtagcggatttgttaaaccttgacgttaggtttgaggatgaagatttgactttgatgttgctatcgtccattcctgatga
This is a stretch of genomic DNA from Impatiens glandulifera chromosome 4, dImpGla2.1, whole genome shotgun sequence. It encodes these proteins:
- the LOC124935898 gene encoding ribosomal lysine N-methyltransferase 5, which produces MKFTDSPVIDLPIRDSILSFQQDNATIHVGTSVWPCSLVLVKFVERWHPSSCTADTNPYASLLDFNHKRAIELGTGCGVAGMGLFLLGLHDILLTDIAAVMPALKHNLKRNKSVLGKTLKSTQLHWNKPDQIKSMGSPFHLVIATDVVYIEETVGPLISSMETLVADGGAVLLGYQLRSPEAHVLFWEICERVFDIEKVPHEHLHPEYAYEEADVYILRKKV